The DNA window TAAAAAGTTGTTTTTAAAAGCTTTAAAAAACAAATTTAACGAGGACCCTAACGAACATTACACCGACTATTACTGCTACGGTGGTTGGGAACAATCCCCTCGTAAAAAAGAATTCAATGAATTCTCCAAAAAACTAGAAGAAGAAAGGGGACTCCCCGGTTACAACCCGGACATAGGTGTTCCACTAGGACAGAGGAAATTAATGTCCTACAAAGTTTCAGGAACAGATTCCTATGTTGAAGGTGACGATCTTCACTTCCTAAACAACAGTGCTATCCAGCAGTTGTCTGACGACATCAAAAGGACCATCATTGTAGGTATGGACACAGCTCACGCTGTTCTAGAAAAACGTTTAGGTGTAGAAGTTACTCCTGAAACCATAAACAACTACATGGAAACCATAAACCACGCACTCCCAGGAGGAGCTGTTGTGCAGGAACACATGGTAGAAGTTCACCCAGGTTTAGTTGGAGACTGTTACGCAAAACTATTCAGTGGAGATGACGACCTCATAGATGAACTCGACAGCAGATTCCTCGTCGATATAAACAAGGAATTCCCTGAAGAACAGGCAGAACAGCTCAAAGACTACATCGGTAAAAAAACTTACCAGATAAGCAGAGTACCTACCATGGTTGTAAGGGCTTGTGACGGTGGAACAGTTTCCAGATGGTCTGCAATGCAGATTGGAATGAGTTTCATTTCAGCATACAAACTCTGTGCTGGAGAAGCAGCAATTGCTGACTTTTCTTACGCAGCAAAACATGCTGACGTAATCTCCATGGGAAGCATCTTACCTGCAAGAAGGGCAAGAGGACCTAACGAACCTGGTGGAATTCCATTCGGTGTTTTAGCTGATATGATACAGACCTCCAGAGTATCTGAAGACCCTGCAGAAGTATCTCTACAGGTAATTGCAGCAGCAGCAGCAATATACGATCAGATCTGGTTAGGTTCATACATGTCTGGTGGTGTAGGTTTCACACAGTATGCAACAGCTGCATACACCGATGACATATTAGACGACTTCCTCTACTACGGTAAAGAATACGTAGAAGACAAGTTCGGATTATGCGGTGTTAAAGCAGATGCAGATGTAGTTAAGGATATATCCTCAGAAATTACACTCTACGCAATGGAACAGTACGAAATCCCAGCATTACTCGAAGACCACTTCGGTGGATCACAGAGAGCATGTGTTGCAGCAGCAGCAGCTGGATGTTCAACAGCTTTCGCTACAGGTAACTCCAACGCAGGTATCAACGGTTGGTATTTAAGCCAGATACTCCACAAAGAAGTTCACAGCAGGCTCGGTTTCTACGGATACGATCTGCAGGATCAGTGTGGTGCATCCAACTCACTTTCAATTAGAAGTGATGAAGGTTTAATACACGAACTCAGAGGACCTAACTACCCTAACTATGCAATGAACGTGGGTCACCAGCCAGAGTACGCAGG is part of the Methanobacterium lacus genome and encodes:
- the mcrA gene encoding coenzyme-B sulfoethylthiotransferase subunit alpha, with the protein product MENDKKLFLKALKNKFNEDPNEHYTDYYCYGGWEQSPRKKEFNEFSKKLEEERGLPGYNPDIGVPLGQRKLMSYKVSGTDSYVEGDDLHFLNNSAIQQLSDDIKRTIIVGMDTAHAVLEKRLGVEVTPETINNYMETINHALPGGAVVQEHMVEVHPGLVGDCYAKLFSGDDDLIDELDSRFLVDINKEFPEEQAEQLKDYIGKKTYQISRVPTMVVRACDGGTVSRWSAMQIGMSFISAYKLCAGEAAIADFSYAAKHADVISMGSILPARRARGPNEPGGIPFGVLADMIQTSRVSEDPAEVSLQVIAAAAAIYDQIWLGSYMSGGVGFTQYATAAYTDDILDDFLYYGKEYVEDKFGLCGVKADADVVKDISSEITLYAMEQYEIPALLEDHFGGSQRACVAAAAAGCSTAFATGNSNAGINGWYLSQILHKEVHSRLGFYGYDLQDQCGASNSLSIRSDEGLIHELRGPNYPNYAMNVGHQPEYAGIAQAPHAARGDAFCANPLIKIAFADKNLGFDFTNPRKSIAQGALREFMPSGERGLINPSI